From one Enterococcus sp. DIV2402 genomic stretch:
- a CDS encoding DNA cytosine methyltransferase: MSKKYSVIDLFSGAGGLSQGFVQAGFDVLAGIDFDDAALQTYSHNIKGAKALKEDLFDEVKSIKDIETNLMKKDIDVIIAGPPCQGFSLTGARDINDSRNRLYVAVVHAVEYFKPKAFLIENVPGMATLYKGAVKQQIINTFEDMGYSVSVTDKPLLAADYGVPQMRKRMFFVGFRKDLNYDYFKFPEAYLSKEHYIGTADAISDLPPLTDSLGQESVPYSQKPQSDYQKLMRKNSSCIYNHVATNHTDEVKWVISQVPEGGNYKDLPEGVGDSRKFNEAWTRYHSQKPSRTIDTGHRNHFHYKWNRVPTVRENARLQSFPDYFEFLGTKTQQNRQVGNAVPPLLAQAIGDKMLEHLENGFVTKDSTNVVHYGDQLELSI, encoded by the coding sequence ATGAGTAAAAAATATAGTGTCATTGACCTTTTTTCTGGTGCAGGTGGATTGAGTCAGGGATTTGTTCAGGCAGGTTTTGATGTTTTAGCAGGTATAGATTTTGATGATGCAGCACTTCAAACTTATAGTCATAATATTAAAGGTGCAAAAGCGTTAAAAGAAGACTTGTTTGATGAAGTAAAGTCTATTAAAGATATTGAAACAAACTTAATGAAAAAAGATATAGATGTAATTATTGCAGGCCCACCTTGTCAAGGCTTTAGTTTAACTGGAGCTCGTGATATAAATGATTCTCGAAACAGACTTTACGTGGCTGTTGTTCACGCAGTTGAGTATTTTAAACCTAAAGCATTTTTAATTGAAAATGTACCCGGAATGGCTACACTATATAAAGGTGCTGTTAAACAACAAATTATTAATACATTTGAGGACATGGGTTATTCTGTTTCAGTGACAGATAAACCTCTCTTGGCAGCTGACTATGGTGTACCACAAATGAGAAAAAGAATGTTTTTTGTAGGTTTTAGAAAAGATCTTAATTATGATTATTTTAAGTTTCCAGAAGCTTATTTAAGTAAAGAGCATTATATAGGAACGGCTGATGCTATATCTGATTTACCACCTCTAACTGATTCATTGGGACAAGAATCAGTTCCATATTCTCAAAAACCACAAAGTGATTATCAAAAATTAATGCGTAAAAATAGTTCTTGTATCTATAATCATGTTGCAACTAATCATACGGATGAAGTTAAGTGGGTAATCAGTCAAGTGCCAGAAGGCGGAAATTACAAAGACTTACCGGAAGGTGTTGGAGATTCTCGTAAGTTTAATGAAGCTTGGACAAGATATCATAGTCAAAAACCATCAAGAACAATTGATACTGGTCATAGAAATCATTTCCATTATAAGTGGAATAGGGTGCCTACAGTCCGTGAAAATGCAAGATTGCAATCATTTCCAGATTATTTTGAATTTCTAGGGACTAAAACACAACAAAACAGGCAAGTAGGAAATGCAGTTCCCCCCCTACTTGCTCAAGCAATTGGAGATAAAATGCTTGAACATTTAGAAAATGGTTTTGTAACTAAAGACAGTACAAATGTTGTTCATTATGGAGATCAACTTGAGTTGAGCATATAA
- a CDS encoding helix-turn-helix domain-containing protein: protein MAFSYDKLWKLSIDKKINKTQLRDIAGITNTTLSKLSKNETVSMDSLARICRTLNCDISDIVEYIDEEVIVNE from the coding sequence ATGGCGTTTTCATATGACAAATTATGGAAATTATCAATTGATAAAAAAATTAATAAAACACAGTTACGAGATATTGCAGGTATCACAAACACCACTTTATCAAAATTAAGTAAAAATGAAACTGTAAGTATGGACTCGCTTGCACGTATTTGTCGCACACTTAATTGTGATATTAGTGATATTGTAGAGTATATTGATGAGGAGGTCATTGTAAATGAGTAA
- a CDS encoding helix-turn-helix domain-containing protein — protein sequence MFGLLQPDKVKVGQRIKEIKESMNLSFTELGNRLGIKKPTISSYVQGYALAPESVINQLSSISGKSVGWLYFGSVKEYIADYLKLKGQGELITSYPEVVDEIREEFFTGNFKNPGWENEVGYPMEEFIDDCFADILPKIMTRYVSDIVNEQVVNADKLKELTDKEKKETAAIIALYTNDFVEMSGEIKFGERDKIIKMVSNSIDNLALNGNIEFPEEYLIGKLINVLDDDKATERIISDLSQVLTAKPFCTLYGGEELVRIFQSMRPKLMKLYVEKTPNEISEWFEK from the coding sequence ATGTTTGGCTTATTACAACCTGATAAAGTGAAGGTAGGACAACGAATCAAAGAAATCAAAGAGAGTATGAATCTGTCCTTTACAGAGTTAGGAAATCGCTTGGGAATAAAGAAACCAACAATCAGTTCCTATGTTCAAGGCTATGCGCTAGCTCCTGAAAGTGTCATTAATCAATTATCTAGTATTAGTGGGAAATCGGTAGGCTGGCTTTACTTTGGCAGCGTCAAGGAATACATTGCGGATTATCTAAAGTTGAAAGGGCAAGGTGAATTGATAACATCCTATCCTGAAGTGGTGGACGAAATCAGAGAAGAGTTTTTTACTGGGAATTTTAAAAATCCAGGATGGGAAAATGAAGTTGGTTATCCGATGGAAGAATTTATTGATGATTGCTTTGCTGATATTTTACCAAAGATCATGACTCGTTATGTGTCAGATATTGTGAATGAACAAGTTGTCAATGCAGATAAATTGAAAGAGCTAACGGATAAGGAAAAAAAAGAGACAGCGGCTATTATCGCATTGTATACAAATGACTTTGTAGAAATGAGCGGCGAAATAAAGTTTGGTGAAAGAGATAAAATCATTAAAATGGTAAGCAATTCGATAGATAATCTTGCACTAAATGGAAATATTGAATTTCCAGAAGAATATTTGATTGGGAAATTAATCAATGTGTTGGATGACGATAAAGCCACGGAAAGGATAATTTCTGATTTATCACAAGTTCTGACGGCTAAGCCTTTTTGCACCCTATATGGTGGTGAAGAATTGGTACGGATATTTCAGTCTATGCGACCAAAGTTGATGAAATTATACGTGGAGAAGACGCCGAATGAGATTTCTGAGTGGTTTGAGAAATGA
- a CDS encoding rolling circle replication-associated protein, with protein MIAYNQKIIETPTYLEIYDYEAIITPKQKTGNIETNPKRKKELAWLYEEENPTSDKRKNYDELSAQGQYDSLKRKQKYYQNMRFEIARLVDMNFDNRTKFLTLTFREKIQDIAYANNEFKKFIKRLNYELYHTKKAHLKYLATWEKQERGAIHYHIILFDFPFISVNCLTTIWGHGFVKINKIDVDSIENRGRYISKYFDKDLDLKEHKKKAFFKSRNLKVPSVTKQLVDQPFDITNQDVLYTNEYLVRRPIFYSAINESATPEQVMDFQESNVRYTKIKK; from the coding sequence TTGATAGCTTATAATCAGAAAATCATTGAGACTCCCACGTACCTTGAAATTTATGATTATGAAGCAATCATTACTCCTAAACAAAAAACAGGAAATATTGAAACCAACCCAAAACGAAAAAAAGAATTAGCTTGGCTTTATGAAGAAGAAAATCCAACTAGCGATAAAAGAAAAAACTATGATGAACTATCCGCTCAAGGACAATACGACAGCTTAAAACGAAAACAAAAATACTATCAAAATATGCGTTTTGAAATTGCCCGACTCGTAGATATGAACTTTGACAATCGAACAAAATTTTTAACTCTCACTTTCAGAGAAAAAATTCAAGACATTGCCTATGCGAATAATGAATTCAAAAAATTTATCAAACGACTAAACTACGAACTCTATCACACAAAAAAAGCACATCTAAAATACCTAGCCACGTGGGAAAAGCAAGAACGAGGTGCGATCCATTACCATATCATTTTATTTGATTTTCCTTTTATCTCCGTCAATTGCCTTACAACCATCTGGGGACATGGATTTGTCAAAATCAACAAGATTGATGTAGATAGCATCGAAAATCGCGGGCGCTATATTAGTAAATATTTTGATAAGGACTTAGATTTGAAAGAGCATAAGAAGAAGGCATTCTTCAAATCCCGTAACCTCAAAGTCCCCAGCGTCACAAAGCAACTCGTGGATCAACCTTTTGACATCACAAATCAAGACGTACTTTATACCAATGAGTATCTTGTAAGACGTCCGATATTTTACAGTGCGATAAACGAAAGTGCAACTCCAGAACAAGTGATGGATTTTCAAGAAAGCAATGTTCGCTATACCAAGATAAAAAAATAA
- a CDS encoding site-specific integrase, producing the protein MQEMIGVNKLYFKTRKEAKTAEIDFYAKIKELRENKEKNAFELGCEALFKDFYEDIWIDAYTAGLTSRNTKSPTPVTIANTKDIFRLHILPMFGKYTLNYLNQNKAFVLKIMTQKAAEYANFKTLRSYVNSIFDWAEELEYIERNKLEKSLKRINATKKNKLQEAKKEEDLYLSFEQLQEWLTAVQSDYESGQLTLQDYVLFLTTFFLSDRKSETYAIKWKNVNFTTSQITIGKALDKFGNEKSTKGNKTTIFHIPNELKQLLQQWKVQQKEELAQFEIEQTEEQLLFTFFDDKGNINQRLHTDYLNYRMKSIERRHKHLTHATPHKLRHTGATLAKQAGVALEQISEALTHSDTNITRTYVNTPNVIQMPIGEIAYRKLSQKESDRNGVNNGVNSKKDASQSDLRNA; encoded by the coding sequence ATCCAAGAGATGATAGGCGTAAACAAACTTTATTTCAAAACTAGAAAGGAGGCAAAAACAGCAGAAATTGATTTTTATGCCAAGATTAAAGAGCTACGGGAAAATAAAGAAAAGAATGCTTTTGAATTAGGTTGTGAAGCACTGTTCAAAGATTTCTATGAAGATATCTGGATTGATGCTTATACAGCTGGTTTAACTTCTCGAAACACGAAGTCTCCCACTCCTGTTACAATCGCGAATACAAAAGATATTTTTCGTCTTCATATCTTACCAATGTTTGGGAAATACACGTTAAACTATCTTAATCAAAACAAAGCCTTTGTTCTAAAAATCATGACGCAAAAGGCTGCCGAATATGCAAACTTTAAAACACTACGTAGCTACGTTAATTCTATTTTTGATTGGGCGGAAGAGCTTGAATACATTGAACGGAACAAACTAGAAAAATCGCTTAAACGGATTAACGCTACTAAGAAAAACAAATTGCAGGAAGCCAAAAAAGAAGAAGATTTATACCTCTCCTTTGAACAACTTCAAGAATGGCTAACTGCCGTCCAAAGTGATTATGAAAGTGGGCAATTGACTTTACAGGACTATGTATTATTTCTAACCACCTTCTTTTTGTCTGATCGCAAATCAGAAACTTATGCCATCAAATGGAAGAACGTGAATTTCACTACTTCCCAGATTACGATTGGCAAAGCCTTGGATAAATTCGGCAATGAAAAAAGCACAAAAGGGAATAAAACGACAATTTTCCATATTCCGAATGAACTAAAGCAATTACTTCAACAGTGGAAAGTCCAACAAAAAGAAGAACTAGCTCAATTTGAAATCGAACAAACCGAAGAACAGCTACTCTTTACCTTCTTTGATGATAAAGGGAATATCAACCAAAGGCTTCATACAGATTATTTGAACTACCGTATGAAATCCATTGAGCGACGACATAAACACCTTACCCATGCGACCCCACACAAGTTACGGCATACTGGGGCAACTTTAGCCAAACAAGCTGGTGTCGCTCTAGAACAGATTTCTGAAGCATTGACTCACAGCGATACAAACATCACAAGAACTTATGTAAATACACCAAATGTGATTCAAATGCCTATTGGTGAAATTGCCTATCGTAAATTGTCTCAAAAAGAGTCAGACCGGAATGGTGTCAACAATGGTGTCAACTCAAAAAAAGACGCTTCGCAAAGTGACTTGCGAAACGCCTGA
- the rpsI gene encoding 30S ribosomal protein S9, which yields MAQAQYTGTGRRKNAVARVRLVPGTGKITVNKKDVTEYIPHADLREVINQPFGVTETKGAYDVFVNVNGGGYAGQSGAIRHGIARALLEVDPDFRLALKRAGLLTRDARMVERKKPGLKKARKASQFSKR from the coding sequence TTGGCACAAGCACAATATACAGGCACAGGCCGTCGTAAAAACGCAGTTGCTCGCGTACGTTTAGTACCAGGAACTGGTAAAATTACTGTAAACAAAAAAGACGTTACTGAATATATTCCACACGCTGACTTGCGTGAAGTTATCAACCAACCTTTCGGCGTTACTGAAACAAAAGGCGCTTACGATGTATTCGTAAACGTTAACGGTGGTGGATACGCTGGACAATCTGGCGCAATCCGTCATGGTATCGCTCGCGCTTTACTAGAAGTAGATCCTGATTTCCGTTTAGCTCTTAAACGCGCAGGCTTACTTACTCGTGATGCACGTATGGTTGAACGTAAAAAACCAGGTCTTAAAAAAGCGCGTAAAGCAAGTCAATTCTCAAAACGTTAA
- the rplM gene encoding 50S ribosomal protein L13, translating to MLRTTYMAKAGEVERKWYVVDATDVPLGRLSTVVASVLRGKNKPTFTPHVDTGDFVIVINADKVKLTGKKATDKVYYRHSNHPGGLKSITAGELRAKNSRRLIETSVKGMLPKNTLGRAQGMKLHVYAEGTHPHAAQQPEVLDITNLI from the coding sequence ATCTTGCGTACAACATATATGGCCAAAGCAGGCGAAGTAGAACGTAAATGGTATGTAGTAGATGCGACTGATGTTCCTTTAGGACGTCTATCAACTGTAGTAGCATCTGTACTACGCGGTAAAAACAAACCAACATTCACACCACATGTGGATACAGGTGATTTTGTAATCGTAATTAATGCAGATAAAGTAAAATTAACAGGTAAAAAAGCGACTGATAAAGTATACTACCGTCACTCAAATCACCCAGGAGGATTGAAATCAATCACTGCCGGTGAATTACGTGCTAAAAATTCTCGTCGTTTGATCGAAACTTCTGTAAAAGGCATGTTACCTAAAAACACTTTAGGTCGTGCTCAAGGCATGAAATTGCATGTATATGCTGAGGGAACTCATCCACATGCAGCTCAACAACCAGAAGTTTTAGACATTACTAACTTAATCTAA
- a CDS encoding Dps family protein — protein MRYEKTKEILNQLVADLSQFSVVIHQTHWYMRGPEFLTLHPLMDEFMDEINDQLDVISERLITLDGAPYSTLQEFADNTGIKDEVGTYDRTIPERMEKLVEGYRYLSDLYKEGIEVSGEEGDDSTQDIFTGFNTDVEKKIWMIQAKLGFAPNIDPAHEKVN, from the coding sequence ATGAGATACGAAAAAACAAAAGAAATTTTAAATCAATTGGTTGCTGACTTAAGCCAATTTTCAGTTGTAATTCACCAAACTCACTGGTATATGCGTGGGCCAGAATTTTTAACTTTACACCCTTTAATGGATGAATTTATGGATGAAATCAACGATCAACTAGACGTGATTTCAGAACGTTTAATTACTTTAGATGGTGCACCATATTCAACATTACAAGAATTTGCTGATAACACTGGTATCAAAGATGAAGTTGGCACATACGATCGTACAATTCCTGAACGTATGGAAAAATTAGTTGAAGGCTACCGTTACTTATCAGACCTTTACAAAGAAGGTATTGAAGTTTCTGGTGAAGAAGGCGATGACAGTACACAAGATATCTTCACTGGTTTCAATACAGATGTAGAGAAAAAAATCTGGATGATTCAAGCAAAATTAGGTTTTGCACCAAATATCGATCCAGCACACGAAAAAGTAAACTAA
- a CDS encoding prepilin peptidase: MFCFFIGSCFGSLLCVIAQRVPLKKDFITTRSQCDHCNNTLRFWELIPIFSYLFLGFRCQRCGGRIPVITWLIEIIYGGIFYFCWVQPTISMQLIAFLWLTTATLLSLTDYFYFLVEPKILYPLHLLLWSIMFYFHQPFYLSTLSLLVILGIFFWFSLRDSMGMGDWLLLGLWVPWLTIEQFSLLLFVASVSALGVFFVSYFLRKTHFQCLPFVPFLSLGLFVAYFL; the protein is encoded by the coding sequence ATGTTTTGTTTTTTTATCGGTAGTTGTTTTGGATCCTTGTTGTGTGTGATTGCACAGCGAGTTCCACTAAAAAAGGATTTTATCACTACACGTTCGCAATGTGACCATTGTAACAACACCCTGCGATTTTGGGAATTAATTCCTATTTTTTCCTATCTGTTCTTAGGTTTTCGTTGTCAACGATGTGGCGGACGTATTCCAGTCATTACTTGGTTAATTGAAATAATTTATGGTGGGATTTTTTATTTTTGTTGGGTGCAGCCAACGATTTCTATGCAATTAATTGCCTTTCTTTGGTTAACCACAGCTACCTTACTTTCATTAACTGATTATTTTTACTTTTTGGTTGAGCCAAAAATTCTTTATCCTCTACATTTGTTGTTATGGAGTATCATGTTTTATTTTCATCAGCCTTTTTATTTGTCAACACTTTCACTGCTAGTGATTTTAGGCATTTTCTTTTGGTTTAGTCTCCGAGATTCTATGGGAATGGGTGATTGGCTATTATTGGGGTTATGGGTGCCTTGGTTAACAATTGAACAATTTTCCTTACTACTATTTGTAGCAAGTGTTTCTGCTTTAGGTGTTTTTTTCGTTAGTTATTTCTTGCGAAAGACACATTTTCAATGTCTGCCTTTTGTTCCTTTTTTAAGTTTGGGGTTATTCGTTGCCTATTTTTTATAA
- a CDS encoding NlpC/P60 family protein: protein MKKRVLTALLACSLTLTAVAPSIVLADDFDQQIEQKNKEISNLQAQQASIQDQISSLEGQISDINNKAEELIAKQQELAAQSQKLQEEIADLEVRIEKREEAIRKQARDVQVNGADTNLVEAVLNSDSLTDAIGRVQAMSTIVNANNELVNQQKEDKKAVEDKKAENEAKQQEIAENQTALEAQKGEIQRSQADLDFLKADLALQQSSKEDEKKGIQKRKAEAEAEKARIAEQERLAEQARKAAAEAAKQAQAEKEAEEAAKAQESAVQTSSQEQTQTEQTEEAASTNSAPVENSTTQEQTVVESTEKAEETAVESTNTPVAESTPVSNSTTEQSTSTPAPVEETPVVESTPAEQTPVVETPKVETPKVESSQPTGSVVAEAYKYIGVPYVWGGKDPSGFDCSGFTSYVYRKATGREIGGWTVPQESAGSVISVSEAQAGDLLFWGSQGSTYHVAIALGGGQYIHAPAPGQSVTVASVAYFAPSFAVRM from the coding sequence GTGAAGAAACGTGTACTTACCGCATTACTAGCATGTTCATTAACACTTACAGCTGTTGCACCTAGCATCGTATTAGCTGATGACTTTGATCAACAAATCGAGCAAAAAAACAAAGAGATTAGTAACTTACAAGCGCAACAAGCAAGTATTCAAGATCAAATTAGCTCATTAGAAGGTCAAATTTCTGATATCAATAACAAAGCTGAAGAATTAATTGCAAAACAACAAGAATTAGCAGCACAATCTCAAAAATTACAAGAAGAAATTGCTGATTTAGAAGTACGTATTGAAAAACGTGAAGAAGCAATCCGTAAACAAGCGCGTGATGTTCAAGTAAATGGAGCAGATACTAACCTTGTAGAAGCTGTTTTAAATTCTGATTCATTAACAGACGCAATTGGACGTGTCCAAGCGATGAGTACTATCGTGAACGCGAACAACGAATTGGTTAACCAACAAAAAGAAGATAAAAAAGCTGTTGAAGATAAAAAAGCTGAAAACGAAGCGAAACAACAAGAAATCGCTGAAAATCAAACTGCTTTAGAAGCTCAAAAAGGTGAGATTCAACGCAGTCAAGCTGATTTAGACTTCTTGAAAGCTGACTTAGCTTTACAACAATCTTCAAAAGAAGATGAGAAAAAAGGTATTCAAAAACGTAAAGCTGAAGCCGAAGCTGAAAAAGCTCGTATTGCAGAACAAGAACGTTTAGCAGAACAAGCTCGTAAAGCAGCCGCAGAAGCAGCTAAACAAGCACAAGCTGAAAAAGAAGCAGAGGAAGCAGCAAAAGCACAAGAATCAGCTGTACAAACTTCTTCTCAAGAGCAAACACAAACTGAACAAACAGAAGAAGCAGCATCAACAAATTCAGCACCAGTTGAAAATTCTACAACTCAAGAACAAACAGTTGTAGAATCAACTGAAAAAGCTGAAGAAACAGCTGTGGAATCAACAAATACACCAGTTGCAGAATCAACACCAGTGTCAAATTCAACAACTGAACAATCAACTTCAACACCAGCACCTGTTGAAGAAACACCAGTTGTAGAGTCAACGCCAGCGGAGCAAACGCCGGTCGTTGAAACGCCTAAAGTTGAGACGCCAAAAGTAGAATCTTCTCAACCAACTGGTTCAGTTGTAGCAGAAGCATATAAATACATTGGTGTACCATATGTATGGGGCGGAAAAGATCCAAGTGGCTTTGACTGTTCAGGTTTCACAAGCTATGTTTATCGTAAAGCAACAGGCCGTGAAATCGGTGGTTGGACTGTTCCTCAAGAAAGTGCTGGCTCAGTAATTTCTGTAAGTGAAGCACAAGCAGGAGACTTATTATTCTGGGGCTCACAAGGTAGCACTTACCACGTAGCTATTGCATTAGGTGGCGGACAATACATCCACGCACCAGCACCAGGACAATCAGTAACAGTAGCTTCAGTAGCTTACTTTGCACCAAGTTTTGCAGTACGTATGTAA
- the mreD gene encoding rod shape-determining protein MreD, giving the protein MLKEESFKYYAAPMFFFMMLVDAHLTRTFLSWSHGNYIWSTHLLLLVMFFVVTRLSQRYMIISALIIGSIFDVYYLGVLGIYAVAFPLVVWLMYLLEETLYKNLLTESFGWIILVTCIELITLGIQLLFKLTSINIVYFVAHFLGPTLLVNILIFTVLYYPLSKLFYSK; this is encoded by the coding sequence ATGCTAAAAGAAGAATCATTCAAATATTACGCAGCACCAATGTTCTTTTTTATGATGTTAGTGGATGCCCATTTGACACGAACTTTTCTTTCTTGGAGTCATGGAAATTACATTTGGAGCACACATTTGCTTTTACTCGTAATGTTTTTTGTAGTTACACGTTTATCACAACGATACATGATTATTTCTGCTTTAATCATTGGAAGTATCTTTGATGTATATTATCTTGGTGTTTTAGGAATTTACGCAGTAGCATTTCCTTTAGTTGTTTGGTTAATGTATTTATTAGAAGAGACACTTTATAAAAACCTTCTGACAGAAAGCTTTGGTTGGATTATTTTAGTCACTTGTATTGAATTAATTACATTGGGCATCCAACTATTGTTTAAATTAACATCAATCAATATTGTTTATTTTGTCGCACATTTCTTAGGCCCAACCTTATTGGTAAATATTTTAATTTTTACCGTATTATATTACCCACTATCGAAACTATTTTACTCAAAATAG
- the mreC gene encoding rod shape-determining protein MreC: MKKFNPNKNIIIILILVIIAVGALSLTVAQRAKDEKSSVIQVVINDSVAFVDKVVFAPARWFDNGVRSVQNLLVTYEENERLKEKVDAYDALERQNKSYEREVAALKEELELNATLTSFQKVTANVITRSPDSWQDMLVIDKGATDGIEVNMAVMAKHGLIGRVLEVNAMSSKVELLTSENQTSNHYPVRISTEKGEVFGLLKGYDVTRDALVVEQLTGKTPISKDDIVQTSGLGGNSPADLLVGTVIESEVDKFGLDQKVYVKPYAHSHDLSVVTVIERTVGDE; encoded by the coding sequence GTGAAAAAATTTAATCCAAATAAAAATATTATTATTATCTTGATTTTAGTTATAATTGCAGTCGGTGCATTAAGTTTGACTGTTGCACAACGCGCAAAAGATGAGAAATCGTCTGTGATACAAGTGGTCATCAATGATTCTGTAGCATTTGTTGATAAAGTTGTATTTGCACCCGCACGGTGGTTTGATAATGGTGTTCGCTCTGTACAAAATCTCTTAGTTACATATGAAGAAAATGAACGTTTAAAAGAAAAAGTTGATGCATATGATGCACTAGAACGACAAAATAAATCTTATGAACGAGAAGTTGCGGCTTTGAAAGAAGAATTGGAATTAAATGCAACCTTAACGAGTTTCCAAAAAGTTACCGCCAATGTTATTACCCGTTCACCCGATTCTTGGCAAGATATGCTAGTGATTGACAAAGGTGCAACTGATGGTATTGAAGTAAATATGGCAGTGATGGCTAAACATGGATTAATTGGGCGTGTATTAGAAGTAAATGCGATGTCTTCTAAAGTAGAATTACTAACATCTGAAAATCAAACAAGCAATCATTATCCTGTGCGTATTAGTACAGAAAAAGGAGAGGTTTTTGGTTTATTAAAAGGCTACGATGTTACTCGTGATGCGTTAGTGGTAGAACAATTAACAGGTAAAACGCCAATTTCAAAAGATGATATTGTTCAAACGTCGGGCCTGGGAGGTAACTCACCAGCTGATTTATTAGTGGGCACCGTCATTGAATCAGAAGTTGATAAGTTTGGTTTAGATCAAAAAGTTTACGTAAAACCTTATGCACACTCGCATGATCTTTCAGTCGTTACAGTTATTGAACGAACAGTAGGGGACGAATAA
- a CDS encoding thiamine diphosphokinase yields the protein MNVLMVGGAPISTWPQLATYDVYIGIDRGGLFLIEQGLPLTLAVGDFDSLNEAEQQLVFSTAEEVKQSPAEKDDTDTQLGLELLLNRYPEANVTLIGLTGGRIDHFLANLWMVLEPRFMPHCQQLLLKDQQNSIQFLLPGTHTIHKEAGMQYLAYCCLTPVSKLTLTKSKYTLSNQEVTHPTSYASNEFLTNQAQISFTEGIVAVVQSKDK from the coding sequence ATGAATGTCTTGATGGTTGGAGGGGCGCCAATTTCAACTTGGCCACAATTAGCTACTTACGATGTCTATATTGGAATAGATCGTGGCGGTCTTTTTTTGATAGAACAGGGCTTACCTTTGACACTTGCTGTGGGAGATTTCGATTCGTTAAATGAAGCGGAACAGCAATTGGTTTTTAGTACCGCAGAAGAAGTTAAACAGTCACCTGCAGAAAAAGACGATACGGATACGCAATTAGGATTAGAACTACTATTAAATCGTTATCCAGAAGCCAATGTGACTTTAATAGGTTTAACTGGGGGAAGAATTGATCATTTTCTGGCAAATTTATGGATGGTTTTAGAACCTCGTTTTATGCCACACTGTCAGCAACTTCTTTTAAAAGACCAACAAAATAGCATTCAATTTCTATTGCCAGGAACACATACGATTCACAAGGAAGCAGGTATGCAGTATTTAGCTTATTGCTGTTTAACGCCTGTTTCAAAATTGACACTAACTAAAAGTAAATATACATTAAGTAATCAAGAAGTAACGCATCCTACTTCCTATGCCAGCAATGAATTTTTAACAAATCAGGCACAAATTTCTTTTACAGAGGGAATTGTAGCAGTTGTTCAAAGCAAAGATAAGTAA
- the rpe gene encoding ribulose-phosphate 3-epimerase, which produces MKIAPSILSADFANLQRDIEFVEKHGADYIHVDVMDGQFVPNITFGPNVVKAIRPITKLPLDVHLMIVEPERYIHDFAVAGSDIIGVHVEATPHIHRAIQMIKAENVKAEVVLNPGTPIDSVKHVLSMVDQVLIMTVNPGFGGQSFIEESLDKIRELAALREANGYHFDIQVDGGIVPETAKRCKEAGVNVFVAGSYIYDAEHPEKQIQLLKEAIQ; this is translated from the coding sequence ATGAAAATCGCACCGTCAATTTTAAGCGCAGATTTTGCAAATTTACAACGAGATATTGAGTTTGTTGAAAAACATGGAGCAGATTATATTCATGTGGATGTAATGGATGGGCAATTTGTACCTAATATTACATTTGGTCCAAATGTAGTAAAAGCTATTCGTCCAATCACTAAGTTACCATTAGATGTTCATTTAATGATTGTTGAACCAGAACGTTATATTCATGATTTTGCTGTTGCGGGTTCAGATATTATTGGTGTGCATGTTGAAGCCACGCCTCATATTCATCGAGCAATTCAAATGATTAAAGCAGAGAATGTTAAAGCAGAAGTCGTTTTAAATCCTGGTACACCAATTGATAGTGTGAAGCATGTCTTATCAATGGTCGACCAAGTCTTGATCATGACGGTCAATCCAGGTTTTGGTGGACAATCGTTCATTGAGGAGTCATTAGATAAAATTCGTGAATTAGCTGCTTTAAGAGAAGCAAACGGCTATCATTTTGATATTCAAGTAGACGGTGGAATCGTACCTGAAACTGCAAAACGTTGTAAAGAAGCAGGCGTGAATGTTTTTGTAGCAGGGAGTTATATTTATGATGCTGAGCACCCTGAAAAACAAATTCAATTATTGAAAGAAGCGATTCAATAA